A part of Myxococcales bacterium genomic DNA contains:
- a CDS encoding glycosyl hydrolase, with product MKHTTKRPLGMRSFGRNLGVALLALACVLAACGDTGGGAYEPPALSGPRDAQADTTATTDAATPDVTPGDGPCTTTFRFTPPPGKTYFHVDVTGDWNGFANPGVALAGPDGTGAYEAKVALSPGLHAYKLITDGTLALDPAARRRKYVGGVDNSAVVVRDCKLPSLAVLASKAERPSLGAGTYAAQIAFRPGLGGPLLDEGSLKVSLEHDGAPASGLTAKSDGKGTVSLGAAALKDGKYTAFVEAKDASGAAADRLRLVFWIEAEAFDPRDGTLYMAMNDRLKNGTTANDVPVPASVDARARFQGGDLQGAKAVVASGALDELGVRTLWFSPFHENAAGAHKADDGVHDVTAYHGYWPTMAREVDARLGGAAALRELVRAAHARGIRVVMDFVVNHVHQDHELFKAHPDWFRTGCTCGSGGCDWTGHRLDCLFAPYLPDVDWNKPKISDQFVSDAIYWVDAFDLDGLRIDAVKHVEDTAIVNLTKGLHDEFEASGTKLFLTGETAMGWSDCSPPGCPGNDNDYGTIARYVGPTGLDGQFDFVLYHAAAYRTFAWDDRGLGHADYWLRASLSSYPPGALMTPFIGSHDTPRFVTYATYAAPASRGIPEAKWDSVVAAPTTVDPYARHRLALAWLYTIPGVPLLYYGDEYGQWGGADPNNRVFFRDEATLSVDEKATLAFTKKLGRAKTALLPLRRGTYRKLVAEDDWLVFSREVGAEVAFVVLSKSGRTKTVTIPVSLSLPDGTVFHDWLGGADVTVSAGALTVATPARGAAIYATRAP from the coding sequence ATGAAGCACACGACCAAGCGTCCTCTTGGGATGCGCTCGTTCGGAAGGAATCTTGGTGTCGCGCTGCTTGCGCTCGCGTGCGTCCTCGCCGCTTGCGGCGATACGGGAGGTGGCGCTTACGAGCCGCCGGCGCTCTCGGGTCCGCGAGACGCGCAGGCCGACACGACGGCGACCACTGACGCAGCCACGCCGGATGTGACGCCAGGCGATGGGCCCTGCACGACGACCTTCCGCTTCACGCCGCCTCCCGGCAAGACCTACTTCCACGTCGACGTGACTGGCGATTGGAACGGTTTCGCGAACCCCGGCGTTGCGCTGGCCGGCCCCGACGGGACGGGCGCCTACGAAGCCAAGGTCGCGCTGTCGCCAGGTCTCCACGCCTACAAGCTCATCACCGACGGCACCCTGGCGCTCGACCCGGCCGCGCGTCGACGAAAGTACGTCGGTGGCGTCGACAACTCGGCCGTCGTCGTTCGCGACTGCAAGCTCCCTTCCCTGGCGGTGCTCGCCAGCAAGGCTGAGCGCCCGTCCCTCGGCGCCGGCACCTACGCCGCGCAGATCGCGTTTCGTCCCGGCCTCGGCGGCCCTCTACTTGACGAAGGCTCGCTCAAGGTCTCGCTCGAGCACGACGGCGCGCCAGCTTCTGGTCTCACGGCGAAGAGCGACGGCAAAGGCACCGTGTCGCTCGGAGCGGCGGCGCTGAAGGACGGCAAATACACGGCTTTCGTCGAGGCCAAGGACGCGAGCGGCGCCGCCGCCGACCGCTTGCGCTTGGTCTTCTGGATCGAAGCGGAGGCCTTCGACCCGCGGGACGGCACCCTCTACATGGCGATGAACGATCGGCTGAAGAACGGCACGACCGCCAACGACGTGCCGGTGCCGGCGTCCGTCGACGCACGGGCGCGCTTTCAGGGCGGCGACCTCCAAGGCGCGAAGGCTGTCGTCGCGTCGGGTGCCCTGGACGAGCTCGGCGTCCGCACGCTCTGGTTCTCGCCGTTCCATGAGAACGCCGCCGGAGCCCACAAGGCCGACGACGGCGTCCACGACGTCACCGCCTATCACGGCTATTGGCCCACCATGGCGCGCGAGGTCGACGCGCGGCTCGGCGGCGCCGCCGCGCTCCGCGAGCTCGTTCGTGCGGCCCATGCGCGCGGCATCCGCGTGGTGATGGACTTCGTGGTCAACCACGTGCACCAAGATCACGAGCTCTTCAAGGCGCACCCCGACTGGTTCCGCACCGGTTGCACTTGCGGCAGCGGCGGCTGCGACTGGACCGGGCACCGCCTCGATTGCCTCTTCGCCCCCTATTTGCCTGACGTCGACTGGAACAAACCGAAAATCTCTGACCAATTCGTGTCCGACGCCATTTACTGGGTCGACGCCTTCGACCTCGACGGCCTCCGCATCGACGCGGTCAAGCATGTGGAAGATACAGCCATCGTCAACCTGACGAAAGGCCTCCACGACGAGTTCGAGGCGAGCGGCACCAAGCTCTTCCTCACCGGCGAGACGGCCATGGGCTGGAGCGACTGCTCGCCGCCCGGGTGCCCCGGCAACGACAACGACTACGGCACCATCGCCCGGTACGTCGGCCCCACGGGGCTCGACGGTCAGTTCGACTTCGTCCTCTACCACGCCGCCGCCTATCGAACGTTCGCGTGGGACGACCGAGGCCTCGGCCACGCCGACTATTGGCTCCGCGCGAGCCTGTCGTCGTATCCGCCCGGCGCGCTCATGACGCCGTTTATCGGCAGCCACGACACGCCTCGCTTCGTCACCTACGCGACCTATGCGGCGCCCGCGTCTCGAGGCATCCCCGAAGCGAAGTGGGACAGCGTCGTCGCGGCACCAACGACCGTCGACCCTTATGCGCGTCATAGACTCGCGCTCGCGTGGCTCTACACGATCCCCGGTGTGCCGCTCCTCTACTACGGCGACGAATACGGCCAGTGGGGCGGCGCCGACCCCAACAACCGCGTGTTCTTCCGCGATGAGGCTACGCTCTCGGTCGACGAGAAGGCGACGCTCGCCTTCACCAAGAAGCTCGGCCGCGCGAAGACGGCGCTCTTGCCCTTGCGCCGCGGGACGTACCGCAAGCTCGTCGCGGAGGACGACTGGCTCGTCTTTTCGCGCGAGGTGGGCGCCGAGGTTGCCTTCGTGGTCCTCTCGAAGAGCGGCAGGACGAAGACCGTGACGATACCTGTGTCGTTGTCGCTGCCCGATGGCACGGTCTTCCACGATTGGCTCGGCGGCGCCGACGTGACGGTATCCGCCGGCGCGCTTACGGTGGCGACCCCGGCTCGCGGCGCCGCCATCTACGCCACGCGGGCTCCCTGA
- a CDS encoding proline dehydrogenase yields MKSALAKSTRLSLAGVHLALTEHLEVDATDEEIAKLVAAAGDAERIAVILSSTVFVGALRAVAMARAAATEVVVRPSSHEPIFAKALVHELRELGDLGVSVVDDLDVSTLTRGEVHVYGSDETIATLRARTAVPVRGHGTGLGVAFVVMDELEVAAADVARDVVPFDQRGCLSPRLVLVLGDEARAVAFGKALAAELATLRANVPRGELTDDERADAARYRGTVAFAGELFDGPDFAVGVSDEVLLPPPGRHVHVIPVHTEEAIRRALEPLARFVAAVGVNTQVPVLDDLVPKARRSRLGLMQKPPLDGPVDLR; encoded by the coding sequence TTGAAGAGCGCTCTCGCAAAGTCGACGCGCCTCTCCCTTGCGGGCGTACACCTGGCGCTCACCGAGCACCTCGAGGTCGACGCCACCGATGAAGAGATCGCGAAACTCGTCGCTGCGGCCGGCGACGCGGAGCGCATCGCCGTCATTCTGTCGTCGACGGTCTTCGTGGGGGCGTTGCGCGCCGTGGCGATGGCTCGCGCTGCGGCCACCGAGGTCGTCGTGCGGCCGTCGTCGCATGAGCCGATCTTCGCGAAGGCGCTCGTTCACGAACTGCGCGAGCTCGGCGACCTTGGCGTCTCCGTGGTCGACGACCTTGATGTGTCGACGCTGACGCGCGGCGAGGTGCACGTGTACGGCTCCGATGAGACCATCGCGACGTTGCGAGCGCGCACGGCCGTCCCCGTGCGCGGACACGGGACCGGTCTCGGCGTCGCCTTCGTGGTGATGGACGAGCTCGAGGTCGCCGCGGCCGACGTCGCGCGCGACGTGGTGCCCTTTGACCAGCGCGGCTGTTTGAGCCCGCGGCTTGTGCTCGTGCTCGGCGACGAGGCCCGGGCCGTGGCCTTCGGGAAGGCCCTCGCGGCGGAGCTCGCGACGCTTCGCGCGAACGTACCGCGCGGCGAGCTCACCGACGACGAACGAGCCGATGCCGCGCGGTACCGCGGAACGGTGGCGTTCGCGGGCGAGCTCTTCGATGGCCCCGACTTTGCAGTGGGCGTCTCCGACGAGGTGCTCCTTCCGCCGCCGGGGCGTCACGTCCACGTGATACCGGTGCACACGGAAGAGGCCATTCGGCGGGCCTTGGAGCCGCTCGCGCGTTTCGTCGCCGCCGTGGGCGTCAACACGCAGGTCCCCGTTCTTGACGACCTGGTGCCAAAGGCGCGCCGGTCGAGACTCGGGCTCATGCAAAAGCCACCGCTCGACGGCCCCGTTGACCTGCGGTGA
- the hrpA gene encoding ATP-dependent RNA helicase HrpA has product MSDAGPAPSPISFPPELPISARAVDIAEAIQAHPVVIVAGATGSGKTTQLPKIALAMGRGLTQIVGVTQPRRLAATSVAARVASELGTPLGEDVGYQIRFDDHTSERTYVKFMTDGILLAEIHNDPLLRRYDTLILDEAHERSLTIDFLLGWVKRILPERPDLKVVVSSATLETERFSSFFDGAPVLTVEGRTYPVDVLYEPPREEDDLAEAVAAAVRSVTSLDPHGDILVFLPGEREIREAERELSRQALRHTVVQPLYARLSAAEQKRVFQTISERRVILATNVAETSVTIPGIVYVIDTGAARLSRYDPRSGTTSLHVEAISQASADQRKGRCGRVRDGICVRLYSEQSFAARPAFTDPEIKRTGLSGVILRMKALGLGDVEDFPFLDPPSGRAITEGYRVLEELGALGERRELTALGEQLARFPVDPRIARMILAGAENDCLGDVLVVAAALSVQDPRERPREQQQRADDLHRRFRDERSDFVGLLRLWAFVRDAEQRGTSNLRRVCKENFLSFVRVREWADVHRQLEDVVRELRLETRQREGAPPPKRPAGGRSAEAAGKPPAAEAHDALHRALLTGLLSKIGKWHPEQRVYLGAKQTRFAIHPSSALAKKPPAWLMATELVETTQLFARTAARIDPEWLVQAAPHLLKRSYGDPSWSERTGRATIKEHSTLFGVTIARDKSIDYASVAPLEARRMFIDHALVRGEYKTRGEFQTRNAALLSEVARLRAKARRSDMLADDTALFDFFDRRLPADVVDGKTFEAWRGGAEEADPNVLCLALEDALVGEPDLSPSQYPDTLSVHAVEIPVSYKFEPHDDDDGATLSLPLVLLPQLQPGELDWTIPGWHRDKLAALLNELPRGLRRELGDTAALAETLATSLTPFSGPLLLALAAAVTQETGVEVSAADFRHDAIPRHLRLSFRVHDDQGKVVAQSRDLDDLLARFGGRAREVLKKVPTPTGFERRGLTSLDFADLPPFVTRRVGQVEVRSFPALVDRITSVDLVLLESRGAADAASRDGLRRLLLLATRRELSAIEPRLPRALPAVSQAPRLPSRSDDELFRAVLLARIADEAFELGGQTTLPRTKEAFDTMAARGAARLPGVFRDLESRLKPCAAELDKALVTLRSAAKHPSGRDAVADMFAQLERLFPADLLAWVPLAQLEHFPRYLRAVQARVVRAATDPRKDREKLATFKPLWDEFLKRVPTVKDVETARMLRFAFEELRVAIFAPELKTATPVSPARLREALATLR; this is encoded by the coding sequence ATGAGCGACGCTGGCCCCGCGCCCTCCCCCATCTCGTTCCCGCCGGAGCTGCCGATCTCGGCGCGCGCGGTCGACATCGCCGAGGCCATCCAGGCCCACCCCGTCGTCATCGTCGCCGGCGCCACGGGGTCCGGCAAGACGACCCAGCTGCCGAAGATCGCGCTCGCCATGGGGCGCGGGCTTACGCAGATCGTCGGCGTGACTCAGCCCCGAAGACTCGCCGCCACGAGCGTCGCCGCCCGCGTCGCGAGCGAGCTGGGCACGCCGCTCGGCGAGGACGTCGGCTACCAAATTCGTTTCGACGATCACACATCCGAGCGGACGTACGTCAAGTTCATGACCGACGGGATCTTGCTCGCAGAGATCCACAACGATCCGCTGCTGCGTCGCTATGACACGCTCATCCTCGACGAAGCCCACGAGCGGAGCCTCACCATCGACTTTCTGCTCGGCTGGGTGAAGCGCATCTTGCCAGAGAGGCCAGACCTGAAGGTCGTCGTCAGCTCGGCCACCCTCGAGACAGAGCGCTTCTCCTCGTTCTTCGACGGCGCGCCCGTGCTCACCGTCGAAGGGCGAACCTACCCGGTGGACGTCTTGTACGAGCCGCCGCGGGAAGAAGACGACCTGGCGGAGGCCGTGGCCGCGGCGGTGCGGAGCGTGACGTCGCTGGATCCGCACGGCGACATCTTGGTCTTCCTACCGGGCGAACGGGAGATCCGCGAGGCCGAACGAGAGCTCTCGCGCCAAGCTCTGCGGCACACCGTGGTGCAGCCGCTCTACGCGCGACTGTCGGCGGCGGAGCAGAAGCGCGTCTTCCAAACCATCTCGGAGCGACGCGTGATCCTCGCGACCAACGTCGCCGAGACCTCCGTCACCATCCCCGGCATCGTCTACGTCATCGACACCGGCGCGGCACGTCTCTCACGTTATGATCCTCGCTCGGGCACCACGAGCCTGCACGTCGAGGCCATCTCACAGGCGAGCGCCGACCAGCGCAAGGGGCGCTGTGGCCGCGTCCGCGACGGCATCTGTGTGCGCCTCTACAGCGAGCAGAGCTTCGCCGCGAGACCTGCGTTTACCGACCCGGAGATCAAGCGCACGGGGCTCTCCGGCGTCATCTTGCGCATGAAGGCGCTGGGTCTCGGCGACGTCGAGGATTTTCCCTTTCTCGACCCGCCGTCGGGCCGCGCCATCACCGAGGGCTACCGCGTCCTCGAAGAGCTCGGTGCGCTCGGCGAGCGCCGCGAGCTGACGGCCCTCGGCGAACAGCTCGCGCGCTTCCCCGTCGATCCGCGCATCGCGCGAATGATCTTGGCGGGCGCCGAGAACGACTGCCTTGGCGACGTTCTGGTGGTGGCCGCGGCTCTCAGCGTTCAAGACCCGCGTGAACGGCCCCGTGAGCAGCAACAGCGGGCCGACGACCTGCACCGACGCTTTCGGGACGAGCGGTCGGACTTTGTTGGCCTCCTCCGCTTGTGGGCCTTCGTGAGAGACGCGGAGCAACGAGGCACGTCTAACCTGCGCCGCGTCTGCAAGGAGAACTTCCTCTCCTTCGTGCGCGTGCGCGAGTGGGCCGATGTTCACCGTCAACTCGAGGACGTGGTGCGTGAGCTCCGACTCGAGACGCGGCAACGCGAGGGCGCGCCTCCGCCGAAGCGCCCCGCAGGAGGCCGAAGCGCCGAAGCCGCCGGCAAGCCGCCAGCGGCCGAAGCCCACGACGCGCTGCACCGCGCGCTGCTCACCGGCCTCTTGTCGAAGATCGGCAAGTGGCATCCGGAACAACGGGTCTACCTCGGCGCCAAACAAACTCGTTTCGCGATTCACCCGTCCTCGGCGCTCGCCAAGAAGCCGCCGGCTTGGCTCATGGCCACCGAGCTCGTGGAGACGACGCAGCTCTTCGCGCGCACGGCCGCGCGAATCGACCCCGAGTGGCTCGTTCAGGCGGCCCCTCACCTCCTCAAACGGAGCTACGGCGACCCAAGCTGGTCGGAGCGTACCGGGCGGGCCACCATCAAGGAGCACAGCACGCTCTTCGGCGTCACGATCGCGAGAGACAAGAGCATCGACTACGCGTCCGTCGCGCCGCTCGAAGCACGCCGCATGTTCATCGACCACGCGCTCGTCCGCGGCGAATACAAGACCCGAGGGGAGTTTCAGACGCGCAACGCGGCGCTCCTCTCGGAGGTGGCGCGCCTCAGGGCGAAGGCTCGAAGGAGCGACATGCTCGCCGACGACACCGCGCTCTTCGACTTTTTCGATCGACGGCTCCCGGCGGACGTCGTGGACGGCAAGACCTTCGAGGCGTGGCGCGGCGGCGCAGAGGAGGCAGACCCGAACGTGCTTTGCCTTGCCCTCGAAGATGCGCTCGTCGGAGAACCCGACCTCTCGCCATCGCAGTACCCGGACACGCTCTCGGTCCACGCGGTCGAGATCCCCGTCTCTTACAAATTTGAGCCGCACGACGACGACGACGGAGCCACGCTGTCGCTCCCACTGGTGCTCCTGCCGCAGCTCCAGCCGGGTGAGCTCGACTGGACCATCCCCGGCTGGCACCGGGACAAGTTGGCGGCGCTCCTAAACGAGCTTCCCCGCGGCCTGCGACGAGAGCTCGGCGACACGGCGGCGTTGGCGGAGACATTGGCGACATCGCTGACGCCGTTCTCCGGGCCCCTCTTGCTCGCACTTGCCGCAGCGGTCACCCAGGAGACGGGCGTCGAGGTCTCCGCCGCGGACTTCCGCCACGATGCGATTCCCCGTCATCTTCGCCTGAGCTTCCGGGTGCACGATGACCAGGGAAAGGTGGTGGCCCAGAGTCGTGACCTAGACGATCTCCTTGCGCGTTTCGGAGGGCGAGCGCGTGAGGTTTTGAAGAAGGTACCGACGCCGACGGGCTTCGAGCGGCGGGGACTGACGAGCCTGGACTTCGCCGACCTTCCGCCCTTTGTCACGCGCCGCGTGGGCCAGGTGGAGGTGCGCAGCTTTCCCGCGCTCGTGGACCGCATCACCTCCGTCGATCTTGTGTTGCTCGAGTCGCGAGGCGCGGCGGACGCCGCATCCCGCGATGGATTGCGACGGTTGCTTCTCCTCGCGACAAGGCGCGAGCTTTCGGCGATCGAACCAAGACTGCCGCGGGCGCTGCCGGCCGTCTCGCAGGCACCACGACTCCCCTCGCGGAGCGACGACGAGCTCTTTCGAGCGGTGCTCCTCGCGCGCATCGCCGATGAAGCCTTCGAGCTCGGTGGGCAGACGACGCTACCGCGCACCAAGGAGGCCTTCGACACCATGGCCGCGCGAGGTGCAGCGCGACTCCCTGGCGTCTTTCGTGATCTCGAGTCGCGCCTCAAGCCGTGCGCCGCCGAGCTCGACAAAGCTCTCGTGACGCTTCGCAGCGCGGCGAAACACCCAAGCGGCCGCGACGCCGTGGCCGACATGTTCGCGCAGCTCGAGCGCCTCTTCCCGGCGGACCTTTTGGCATGGGTGCCGCTCGCGCAGCTGGAGCACTTTCCGCGCTACCTCCGCGCCGTGCAGGCGCGCGTGGTTCGTGCGGCGACGGACCCTCGCAAGGATCGCGAGAAGCTCGCGACGTTCAAGCCCCTGTGGGACGAGTTTCTGAAGAGGGTTCCGACGGTGAAGGACGTGGAAACTGCGCGTATGCTCCGCTTCGCGTTCGAAGAGCTTCGCGTAGCCATCTTCGCGCCGGAGCTCAAGACGGCGACGCCAGTCTCGCCGGCTCGCCTTCGCGAGGCGCTCGCGACGCTTCGGTAG